Proteins from one Xenopus tropicalis strain Nigerian chromosome 1, UCB_Xtro_10.0, whole genome shotgun sequence genomic window:
- the usp30 gene encoding ubiquitin carboxyl-terminal hydrolase 30 (The RefSeq protein has 1 substitution compared to this genomic sequence) gives MSWAPVSTWSRRTPLAACCSAPELPPAGAWKACAAGSLRIGPQGRCKMMKNWGMIGGIAAVLAAGIYVLWGPISDRKKYRKGLVPGLLNLGNTCFMNSLLQGLASCPSFIRWLADFTSKYRQENNTTEHQHLSVTLLHLLKALCNQEGTEDEVLDASPLLEVLRAHRWQISSFEEQDAHELFHVLTSSLEDERDRRPHVTHLFDLDSLEFPLEPQRQIHCRTQVPIYPIPSQWKSQHPFHGRLTSNMVCKHCQHQSPMRYDTFDSLSLSIPVATWGHPITLDQCLQHFISTESVKDVVCENCTKIHAAQIPNSQSVENRKTTFVKQLKLGKLPQCLCIHLQRLSWSNQGSPLKRNEHVQFSEFLAMDRFKYRISGCSTSKQPANHLSAAEQETTDGKEGGAQNPTMPFLNGACSTSYISPPFTSPLPTNPEWTSSSYLFRLMAVVVHHGDMHSGHFVTYRRSPAAKNQKLTSQQWLWISDDTVRRTNFQEVLSSSAYLLFYERIQSNLHHPEDQRAAEK, from the exons ATGTCCTGGGCTCCAGTGAGTACTTGGAGCAGGCGGACACCTTTGGCAGCTTGCTGTAGTGCCCCAGAGCTCCCTCCTGCTGGAGCCTGGAAAGCTTGTGCTGCTGGTTCTCTTCGAATTGGACCGCAAGGGAG GTGTAAAATGATGAAGAACTGGGGAATGATTGGTGGCATTGCTGCTGCTTTAGCTGCTGGAATATATGTTTTATGGGGCCCCATATCGGACAGAAAGAAATACAGGAAAG GTCTTGTACCTGGCCTGTTAAATTTGGGAAACACCTGTTTTATGAACTCTCTGCTCCAGGGTCTGGCTTCCTGCCCATCTTTCATCAGGTGGCTTGCAGATTTCACGTCAAAGTACAGACAGGAGAACAACACTACAGAGCATCAGCACCTTTCTGTCACCTTGCTTCACCTCCTAAAAG CTCTGTGCAACCAGGAGGGTACTGAGGATGAGGTTTTGGATGCCAGCCCTCTATTGGAAGTCCTCAGGGCTCACAGATGGCAAATCTCTTCCTTTGAAGAGCAG GATGCCCACGAGCTGTTCCATGTGTTAACTTCGTCATTAGAAGATGAGAGGGATCGCCGTCCTCATGTCACTCATCTTTTCGACCTAGATTCTCTGGAA TTTCCATTGGAACCTCAAAGGCAAATCCATTGCAGGACACAAG TGCCCATCTATCCTATTCCTAGCCAGTGGAAATCTCAGCATCCATTTCATGGGAGACTCACTAGTAACATGGTGTGCAAGCATTGCCAACACCAG agtCCAATGAGATATGACACATTTGACAGCCTCTCTTTGAGTATCCCAGTGGCTACATGG GGTCATCCCATAACGCTAGACCAGTGCTTGCAGCATTTCATTTCTACAGAGTCTGTTAAAGATGTTGTTTGTGAAAACTGCACTAAG ATCCATGCTGCACAGATACCAAATTCGCAGTCGGTAGAGAATCGCAAAACAACATTTGTGAAGCAGCTGAAGTTGGGGAAG CTCCCTCAGTGTTTGTGCATCCATTTGCAGCGTCTAAGCTGGTCTAATCAGGGCAGTCCCTTAAAACGAAATGAGCACGTACAGTTTAGCGAATTCTTGGCTATGGATCGATTTAAATATCGGATATCTGGATGTTCCACGAGTAAGCAACCTGCTAACCATCTCTCTGCTGCTGAGCAGGAAACAACAGATGGGAAAGAAG GTGGTGCTCAAAATCCCACAATGCCATTTCTGAATGGAGCCTGTTCTACCTCATATATATCTCCTCCATTTACAAGCCCACTCCCAACCAACCCTGAATGGAC CTCCTCATCATATCTATTTCGCTTGATGGCGGTAGTAGTTCACCATGGGGATATGCACTCTGGACATTTTGTAACCTACCGGCGTTCTCCTGCTGCCAAGAACCAGAAGCTCACTAGCCAACAATGGCTTTGGATTTCGGATGATACTGTTCGGAGGACAAATTTCCAGGAAGTTCTTTCTTCTAGTGCTTATCTGCTTTTCTATGAGCGTATCCAATCCAATCTTCACCATCCAGAAGACCAAAGGGCAGCAGAAAAGTGA
- the alkbh2 gene encoding DNA oxidative demethylase ALKBH2: MDKFVIKKSAAKSKRGLKDESSGSTDFNKLDEEPRTKKRNADQDTFHLTSDHFTWKRIQAENLNCDYTSLFSKNEADDIFQQLEKDIVYFSGNLSQVMVYGKWHNVPRKQVMYGDEGLHYTFSGITLSPKPWIPVLVHIKERLQLATGHSFNFVLINRYKDGNDHIGEHRDDEKELVPQSPIASVSFGACRDFIFRHKDARCKNPMCHIQPVKVELAHGSLLMMNYPTNVYWYHSLPVRKKVFSPRVNLTFRNISLESSK; this comes from the exons ATggataaatttgtaataaaaaaatcagCAGCTAAAAGCAAAAGAGGTCTTAAGGATGAAAGCTCGGGAAGTACGGATTTCAACAAACTAGATGAAGAACCAcgaacaaagaaaagaaatgctGACCAAGACACCTTCCATTTAACTTCAGATCATTTCACATGGAAGAGAATACAAGCAGAGAATCTTAACTGTGATTACACATCTCTGTTCAGTAAAAATGAAGCAGATGATAtttttcaacagctagaaaaggACATAGTCTATTTTTCAG ggaATCTCAGTCAAGTTATGGTTTATGGAAAATGGCATAATGTCCCAAGAAAGCAAGTGATGTATGGGGACGAGGGATTACACTACACATTTTCTGGGATTACCTTGTCTCCTAAACCTTGGATTCCAGTTCTAGTCCATATAAAAGAGAGATTACAGTTAGCCACTGGGCACTCCTTCAATTTTGTGCTGATTAACAG gtacAAGGATGGAAATGATCATATCGGTGAGCACAGAGATGATGAAAAAGAGCTAGTCCCACAGAGTCCAATCGCCTCTGTGTCCTTTGGAGCCTGCCGAGATTTCATCTTTCGTCATAAAGATGCTAGGTGTAAAAACCCTATGTGTCATATTCAACCTGTGAAGGTGGAACTGGCCCATGGTAGCCTACTTATGATGAACTATCCCACTAATGTCTACTGGTATCACAGCCTTCCTGTTAGGAAGAAAGTATTTTCCCCCCGGGTCAACCTAACGTTTCGAAATATAAGTCTAGAAAGTTCAAAATGA
- the ung gene encoding uracil-DNA glycosylase (The RefSeq protein has 1 substitution compared to this genomic sequence), with protein MIGQRTINSFFGPAAKKRAAPEALGEEGPYKGEITPVKKSRQSDENEIPPAVSPPLSPEQLERIQRNKAAALQKLAARHVPEGLGQSWKQALLAEFAKPYFVKLSNFVAEERKKYTVYPPPEEVFTWTQMVDIKDVKVVILGQDPYHGPNQAHGLCFSVKKPVPPPPSLVNMYKELETDIEGFSHPGHGDLTGWAKQGVLLLNAVLTVRAHNANSHKDCGWEQFTDSVVSWLNKNMHGLVFMLWGAYAQKKGSNIDRKRHLVLQTVHPSPLSAHRGFFGCCHFSKTNAYLQGLEKKPIDWKAL; from the exons ATGATCGGCCAGAGAACCATTAACTCGTTTTTCGGGCCTGCAGCAAAGAAAAGAGCTGCACCCGAAGCTTTGGGAGAAGAAGGGCCATacaagggagag ATCACACCTGTGAAAAAGAGCCGTCAGTCCGACGAAAATGAAATCCCCCCTGCCGTGTCTCCGCCCCTCAGCCCCGAGCAGCTGGAGCGCATTCAGAGAAACAAGGCGGCTGCTCTGCAGAAACTAGCGGCGCGGCATGTGCCTGAGGGGCTGGGGCAGAGCTGGAAACAGGCGCTGCTGGCAGAGTTTGCTAAGCCCTACTTTGTTAAG CTATCGAATTTTGTTGCAGAAGAGAGAAAGAAATACACAGTTTATCCACCCCCAGAAGAGGTATTCACCTGGACACAAATGGTTGACATCAAAGAT GTGAAGGTTGTCATTTTGGGTCAAGATCCTTATCATGGACCAAATCAAGCACATGGACTTTGCTTTAGCGTTAAGAAACCAGTCCCCCCTCCTCCAAg CTTAGTGAATATGTACAAAGAACTGGAAACTGATATTGAAGGATTTTCACACCCAGGGCATGGTGATCTGACAGGCTGGGCCAAGCAAG GAGTCCTCCTCCTCAATGCTGTACTGACAGTCCGAGCTCATAATGCAAACTCTCACAAGGACTGTGGATGGGAACAGTTCACAGACTCTGTGGTGTCCTGGCTAAACAAAAACATGCATGGTTTGGTTTTCATGTTGTGGGGAGCTTATGCTCAGAAGAAAGGCAGCAATATTGACAGA AAGAGGCACCTTGTTCTCCAAACTGTGCACCCTTCTCCCCTCTCAGCCCACAGAGGCTTTTTTGGCTGTTGTCATTTCTCCAAAACAAATGCCTACCTTCAGGGACTGGGAAAAAAGCCTATTGACTGGAAAGCTCTGTGA